In the genome of Candidatus Yanofskybacteria bacterium, one region contains:
- a CDS encoding ATP-dependent Clp protease proteolytic subunit: MANIPDAEISGDENHIIFNIEKRRIYIFRVIDRDATLEMQSLLDEFKENGDATKKDSVPITIVINSPGGSAFQGLAIYDLLKSSGFKLITIILGEVASAGVAISLVGDQRWMHKNAVIHFHAAAFQFENPKERLERFERDIMQKEVRVVETLYENIYLANSKLTRKKLRELELHEDCLTSDQALKFGLVHKIIS, translated from the coding sequence ATGGCCAACATTCCCGACGCGGAAATAAGTGGAGACGAAAATCACATAATTTTCAACATTGAAAAACGTCGAATTTATATTTTCCGTGTAATAGACAGAGACGCCACCTTGGAAATGCAGTCGCTTTTGGATGAATTCAAAGAAAATGGCGATGCTACTAAAAAAGATTCGGTACCAATTACGATAGTCATCAACTCTCCCGGCGGTTCCGCATTTCAGGGTTTGGCAATTTATGACCTGCTCAAATCAAGTGGATTTAAATTAATAACAATTATATTGGGGGAGGTAGCCTCGGCCGGAGTGGCCATATCTCTTGTCGGCGACCAAAGATGGATGCACAAAAATGCTGTAATTCACTTTCATGCTGCCGCTTTCCAATTTGAAAACCCCAAAGAAAGGTTAGAACGATTTGAAAGAGATATAATGCAAAAAGAGGTAAGAGTTGTAGAAACCCTTTATGAAAACATCTACCTGGCCAATTCTAAACTTACTAGAAAAAAGCTGAGGGAATTAGAGTTGCACGAGGATTGCCTTACTTCTGACCAGGCATTAAAATTTGGACTTGTACACAAAATTATTAGCTAG
- the argS gene encoding arginine--tRNA ligase — protein sequence MIKDLLKNLVIKTLKSQKNWPSFDVYEITIEKPANQQFGDYATNIAFRLAKQLGKPPQEIAQFLADEISKIKPAEIVKVEANDGYVNFFLSSELLRQSLADIYKTRGSFGKLNIGRKQKIIVEYSQPNIAKQMHIGHLRTTVLGDALANIYEMLGYKVIRWNYLGDWGTQFGKLITAYKLWSVQLRGSASKYLEAEPLSNKKQLTIRVLTELYVKFHKELKEHPELERQGQEEFAKLEASDKENHKLWEWFRKLSIKEFENIYKTLGVNFDIWLGESNFEKDLKPLVNDLRKREIAEIGEEGAIIIKLDRFNLPPALIQKADGASLYLTRDIATLKYRLAKYKPAKLLYVVGNEQSLHFEQLFMIAKVLDLNTSQLLHIKFGLVLGEDKKKMSTREGEAIPLEEVVEKAISLARDIVEKKSPNIAEKEKYHIAQTVALGALKYEMLKEHRNSDIVFSWDKMLDFSGNSAPYLQYTYARLSSILQKAGWTWRLSLQGRLNLSKLGEKTELAIMKHLLDFPEVITDSARTNLTNNLALYVYELANLSNQFYETSPILKDDNTSRRNARLVLIQTTASVLKSGLNLLGIEVLNKI from the coding sequence ATGATTAAGGATTTACTTAAAAATTTAGTCATCAAAACTTTGAAAAGCCAAAAAAATTGGCCGAGTTTTGATGTCTATGAAATTACAATAGAGAAACCGGCCAACCAACAGTTCGGGGACTATGCCACAAACATCGCATTCAGATTAGCCAAACAACTTGGCAAACCGCCGCAAGAAATAGCACAATTTTTAGCTGATGAAATTTCTAAAATCAAACCAGCCGAAATTGTCAAAGTTGAAGCTAACGACGGGTACGTTAACTTTTTCTTAAGCAGTGAGTTGCTCCGCCAATCACTGGCTGATATTTATAAAACTCGGGGATCTTTCGGCAAACTAAACATCGGCCGAAAACAGAAAATAATAGTTGAGTATTCCCAGCCCAATATCGCCAAGCAGATGCACATCGGCCACTTGCGGACAACTGTGCTCGGCGATGCCTTGGCTAACATTTATGAGATGCTGGGTTATAAGGTAATACGCTGGAACTACCTCGGCGACTGGGGCACACAATTCGGTAAACTAATCACTGCTTACAAACTCTGGAGTGTCCAACTTAGAGGCTCAGCCTCTAAGTACTTAGAGGCTGAGCCTCTAAGTAATAAAAAACAGCTAACAATCAGGGTTTTGACAGAGCTTTACGTCAAATTTCACAAAGAATTAAAAGAGCATCCTGAGTTGGAACGCCAGGGACAGGAAGAATTTGCAAAACTGGAAGCCAGTGATAAAGAAAACCACAAGCTGTGGGAATGGTTTCGCAAACTATCTATCAAAGAATTTGAGAATATTTATAAAACACTGGGAGTTAATTTTGATATTTGGCTCGGGGAAAGCAATTTTGAAAAAGACCTCAAGCCATTGGTTAACGATCTCCGCAAGCGGGAGATTGCCGAAATTGGCGAAGAAGGAGCAATTATTATAAAACTAGACCGATTTAACCTACCACCGGCGTTGATACAAAAAGCTGATGGGGCAAGTTTGTATCTCACACGTGACATCGCGACTCTCAAGTACCGCTTAGCTAAATATAAACCGGCAAAACTTCTTTATGTCGTCGGCAATGAGCAATCTCTGCATTTTGAACAGCTTTTTATGATTGCAAAAGTCTTAGATTTAAACACATCCCAACTCCTTCATATAAAATTTGGCTTGGTACTCGGGGAGGACAAGAAAAAAATGTCCACGCGAGAAGGCGAGGCAATCCCGCTTGAAGAAGTAGTTGAAAAAGCCATTAGCTTGGCCCGAGATATTGTAGAAAAAAAGAGTCCGAACATTGCCGAAAAAGAAAAATATCATATCGCTCAAACCGTTGCTCTTGGCGCACTTAAATACGAAATGCTCAAGGAGCACCGCAATAGCGATATCGTTTTCAGTTGGGACAAAATGCTAGATTTCAGCGGTAACAGTGCACCATATTTGCAATACACTTATGCGCGATTATCAAGTATACTGCAAAAAGCCGGCTGGACTTGGAGGTTGAGCCTCCAAGGGAGGCTCAACCTCTCAAAACTCGGTGAAAAAACAGAGTTGGCCATCATGAAACATCTTTTGGATTTCCCCGAAGTCATCACCGATTCTGCTCGCACTAATCTGACCAATAATCTTGCTCTCTATGTTTATGAACTTGCCAACTTGTCCAACCAATTTTATGAAACCTCACCAATTCTCAAAGACGACAATACCTCCCGCCGGAACGCCCGTCTCGTACTCATACAAACCACGGCCTCTGTTCTCAAATCCGGCCTTAATCTGTTGGGTATAGAAGTCCTAAATAAAATATAA
- a CDS encoding DNA-3-methyladenine glycosylase, whose translation MACKKLTREFFNRPTLSVAKELLGKFLVRKTGRKVVAAMITETEAYCGPRDLASHASRGKTKRTEVMFGPPGYAYVYLIYGMYHCFNIVTERDGYPAAVLIRAIDVSSINGPGKLCRYFQIDRTLNNNDLSKNNKLWIEDRGTKIRQNQITRSPRIGVDYAGKYKDKLWRFCVKN comes from the coding sequence ATGGCGTGCAAAAAACTTACAAGAGAATTTTTCAATAGGCCCACCCTGAGCGTAGCCAAAGAATTGCTTGGCAAGTTTTTGGTTAGAAAAACTGGTAGAAAAGTTGTGGCGGCGATGATTACCGAAACCGAGGCCTATTGCGGGCCACGAGATCTTGCCTCCCACGCATCGCGAGGCAAAACAAAACGGACGGAAGTAATGTTTGGCCCGCCCGGTTATGCTTATGTTTATTTAATCTACGGCATGTATCACTGTTTTAATATCGTCACCGAACGTGATGGTTATCCCGCAGCAGTTTTGATTAGGGCCATTGATGTCTCGAGCATCAACGGCCCTGGCAAGCTGTGCCGCTATTTTCAAATAGATAGAACTCTCAACAACAATGACCTGTCAAAAAATAACAAACTTTGGATTGAAGACCGTGGCACCAAAATCAGACAAAACCAAATCACACGTTCGCCCAGAATAGGAGTGGATTACGCCGGCAAGTACAAAGACAAGTTGTGGAGGTTCTGTGTTAAAAATTGA
- a CDS encoding insulinase family protein, whose protein sequence is MRNEIKVGILPNGVRFYSQYDWSGSSNLAGIGIKAGAIHAPPGYTGLPHLVEHLLARESLKYTLGEVDLAFEKFLGGPDDDINIRIDRVSTHFGFGNLLRRKDMFFCLDVMAYFLRDKIVTTEGIDVEKAAVLNEYCLRGTDVMPVLLDDLLHQTAYATNPARLRIDCEKEHLEKMQRSKITNFIKKHYVTDNIFLIVFGPKFEEVKELAKMYFGDWSQKSRPQLDYDHSDDFPTITSVKSCEVERKISQCHLALGFYTENYMGKNTEILTVLARILAFRLRHRLRDGNRNFNEGVYRVNVDVSKSFVHGLFCITFASTSEEFVKKGEDIVLEELRKLKEVPVDNRQLDAALYRTDTVYLEAFRKNPDILAEMVIEAACNGDEDLTHLHSFRERLGKITRKKLLSVANKYFTPNYIKVIIRPA, encoded by the coding sequence ATGCGCAACGAAATTAAAGTTGGCATTCTTCCAAATGGTGTGCGTTTTTATTCTCAATATGACTGGTCCGGCAGCAGCAATCTGGCCGGCATAGGCATAAAAGCTGGCGCGATCCATGCGCCACCAGGCTATACCGGACTGCCACACTTAGTAGAGCACCTGCTTGCTAGAGAATCCTTGAAATACACACTCGGTGAGGTAGACCTTGCTTTTGAAAAATTTTTGGGTGGCCCCGACGATGACATCAATATAAGAATAGACCGGGTTAGCACTCACTTCGGCTTTGGTAATTTATTAAGAAGAAAGGATATGTTTTTTTGCTTGGATGTTATGGCTTACTTTTTACGTGACAAGATTGTAACCACTGAAGGGATTGATGTGGAAAAGGCAGCTGTCCTTAATGAATATTGCTTGCGCGGCACTGACGTAATGCCGGTCTTGCTGGACGATTTATTGCACCAAACAGCCTATGCAACCAATCCTGCAAGGCTTAGGATAGATTGTGAAAAAGAACATTTAGAAAAAATGCAACGTAGTAAAATAACAAATTTTATTAAAAAACATTATGTTACTGACAATATATTTCTAATAGTCTTCGGCCCAAAATTTGAAGAAGTGAAGGAATTGGCCAAAATGTATTTCGGCGATTGGTCTCAAAAATCTCGGCCCCAGTTGGATTACGATCACTCCGATGATTTTCCCACCATAACCTCTGTCAAATCATGCGAGGTGGAAAGAAAAATTAGTCAATGTCACCTTGCTTTGGGTTTTTACACTGAAAATTATATGGGTAAAAATACCGAAATACTCACAGTTTTAGCAAGAATATTGGCTTTTCGCTTACGGCACCGGCTTCGCGACGGCAACCGCAATTTTAATGAGGGCGTATACCGAGTTAATGTTGACGTTTCCAAGTCGTTTGTTCACGGTTTATTCTGTATTACATTTGCTTCAACAAGCGAAGAGTTTGTGAAAAAAGGAGAAGATATTGTTTTGGAAGAATTGCGCAAACTAAAAGAAGTACCCGTTGATAATCGCCAATTAGATGCCGCACTCTACCGCACAGATACGGTTTACCTTGAAGCGTTTCGCAAAAATCCCGATATCCTAGCTGAAATGGTTATAGAAGCAGCATGCAACGGCGACGAGGATTTAACACATCTTCATTCCTTTAGAGAAAGGCTGGGTAAAATTACAAGGAAAAAACTGCTAAGTGTCGCCAATAAATATTTCACTCCCAATTATATCAAAGTCATCATTAGACCCGCCTAG